The Microbacter margulisiae genomic sequence GGTTCTTTGATGTAATAACCCTTCGCAATCGCGGAAATAGCTCAGTTGGTAGAGCACGACCTTGCCAAGGTCGGGGTCGCGGGTTCGAGTCCCGTTTTCCGCTCGAAAGGCGTATTTCGCTGTAGTAATCAGCCCGGATGGCGGAATTGGTAGACGCGCTAGTTTCAGGGACTAGTGGTCGTAAGGCTGTGCAGGTTCGAGTCCTGTTCCGGGCACGTATTGATTATGGCATTTACCCAGGTGGTGGAATTGGTAGACACGCTACTTTGAGGGGGTAGTGGGGGCAACCTCGTGTGAGTTCGAGTCTCATCCTGGGTACAAACAATCGTTATTAGAACGCTTATAATGAAATAATTATAAGCGTTTTTCTTTTTACAAGTAATCAAAGTTGAACACATAGCAAAAAAAGTCCTGCACGTTGACTGGTACAGGACGGGGAATTTTATCCTTTAACGGGCGCTTATTACGACAATAATAATTTCAATCCCAGAGCCTTTGCAATTCTTACAAAACTTGACATTTGCATATCTGTTTCTCCTTTTTCTATCTTTGCGATATAGCTTCTTTTAAGCCCCGTTTTGCCGGCAATATAATCCTGTGTAAGATGCAATTCTTTCCGCTTCTCTTTCAGTATTTCTCCGTAATAGAAAGCAACTGCCTCTTTGTTGAACGCTTCACGGGTGGTCGTGCCCTCCTTTCCGTGTCTTTCATCTAAAAGATCGGCTGCGTTGTTCAATAGTGCAGTATTTATCTTTTTCATTGTTCCAAACTATTTAGTATGTTGGTTGCCTTT encodes the following:
- a CDS encoding helix-turn-helix domain-containing protein; this encodes MKKINTALLNNAADLLDERHGKEGTTTREAFNKEAVAFYYGEILKEKRKELHLTQDYIAGKTGLKRSYIAKIEKGETDMQMSSFVRIAKALGLKLLLS